From a region of the Nitrospirota bacterium genome:
- a CDS encoding NADP-dependent isocitrate dehydrogenase yields AGELIGAQGKPVDIGGYYHPDPEKTSRAMRPSATFNAALAAIE; encoded by the coding sequence TTGCCGGAGAGCTGATAGGAGCACAGGGTAAACCTGTTGACATAGGCGGCTATTATCACCCTGATCCGGAGAAGACATCCAGGGCGATGCGTCCAAGCGCAACCTTCAACGCTGCCCTGGCGGCTATAGAGTAA